From one Comamonas piscis genomic stretch:
- a CDS encoding PepSY-associated TM helix domain-containing protein, protein MSPSSRTTWQLLIRRLHLYIGLLVAPFIVVAAATGLLYALTPQLESQLYRSALQADSAPGTQAQPLSAQVQVALQSLPTPAVVVAVRPAPDTRSTTRVMVADTALGPSEYRSLFVNPSSLALQGDLTVYGTSGVLPLRKQLDLLHRQLLMGDWGRTYSELAASWLWVAGLGGVALWWLSRPQRAGGNKATLPPLRRWHHGLGLWLLVGLLFLSGTGLTWSRWAGRHFGQALQHMGWQTPRLNTDLSVNNAGAHTHHHPADPHADHAEHQATPMAMPGMANMAGMAPMPQDFDTALALARQHGLASSKLEIRPPAAAGKAWTVTEINRSWPTEVDALAIDLANGQVLHHNRFSDYPLASKLTRWGIDLHMGSWGVLNQVVLVLLGAGIVAMAVTGWLQWRKRSGRRREWLHRQLTLIHQWRQLPRAAALALLLAAAALGWLLPVLGCSLLALLALDAWIYLRPSPQPAQR, encoded by the coding sequence ATGTCTCCCTCTTCTCGCACCACCTGGCAGCTGCTGATCCGCAGGCTGCATCTCTACATCGGCCTGCTGGTCGCGCCCTTCATCGTAGTGGCAGCCGCCACCGGCCTGCTGTATGCGCTGACGCCGCAGCTGGAAAGCCAGCTCTACCGCAGCGCACTGCAGGCCGATTCAGCGCCGGGCACCCAGGCCCAGCCGTTGTCGGCCCAGGTACAAGTAGCCTTGCAGTCCTTGCCGACTCCGGCAGTCGTGGTCGCCGTGCGCCCGGCCCCCGATACACGCAGCACCACCCGCGTGATGGTGGCCGATACGGCGCTGGGCCCTTCCGAGTACCGCAGCCTCTTTGTGAACCCCAGCAGCTTGGCGCTGCAGGGCGACCTGACGGTCTATGGCACCAGCGGCGTGCTGCCGCTGCGCAAACAGCTCGATCTGCTGCACCGCCAATTGCTGATGGGCGACTGGGGCCGTACCTACAGCGAGCTGGCTGCATCCTGGCTGTGGGTGGCGGGCTTGGGCGGTGTGGCCCTGTGGTGGTTGTCACGCCCGCAGCGCGCTGGTGGCAACAAGGCCACGCTACCGCCGCTGCGCCGTTGGCACCATGGGCTGGGCCTGTGGCTGCTGGTCGGTCTGCTGTTTCTATCCGGCACGGGCCTGACCTGGTCGCGCTGGGCCGGTCGCCATTTTGGCCAGGCGCTGCAGCACATGGGCTGGCAAACGCCAAGGTTGAATACCGACTTGAGCGTGAACAACGCTGGCGCACACACCCACCACCACCCAGCCGATCCGCATGCGGACCATGCAGAGCACCAGGCCACACCCATGGCCATGCCCGGTATGGCAAATATGGCGGGTATGGCCCCCATGCCGCAAGACTTTGACACCGCCCTGGCACTCGCCCGCCAGCATGGCCTGGCATCCAGCAAGCTGGAGATCCGGCCACCCGCTGCCGCGGGCAAGGCCTGGACGGTGACCGAAATCAACCGCTCCTGGCCCACCGAAGTGGATGCGCTGGCCATTGACCTGGCCAACGGCCAGGTGCTGCACCACAACCGCTTCAGCGACTACCCATTGGCCTCCAAGCTGACGCGCTGGGGCATTGATTTGCACATGGGCAGCTGGGGCGTTCTGAACCAGGTGGTGCTGGTGCTGCTGGGCGCGGGCATTGTGGCGATGGCGGTCACCGGCTGGCTGCAATGGCGCAAGCGCTCGGGCCGCCGCCGTGAGTGGCTGCATCGCCAGCTGACCTTGATCCACCAATGGCGCCAGCTGCCACGCGCCGCGGCGCTGGCCTTGTTGCTGGCAGCCGCCGCCTTGGGTTGGCTGCTGCCGGTACTGGGCTGCAGCCTG
- the phnE gene encoding phosphonate ABC transporter, permease protein PhnE: MPATPVGTERRDPAARGRLIALLLALVVLWPMLQTSGFSLAPFFDSNNLKVVGGFLAQFLPPESSQEFLAYLGQASLETLAIATAGMALALLLALPLSYLASGAAREKVSLNPITRAVLTILRGVPELVWALVFVRVFGLGPAAGVLALGLTYGGMLAKVYAEILESTDPAPARALRASGAGRLQALLYGSLPQAARELTSYSVYRWECAIRASVVMGFVGAGGLGQLMDQAMKMLNGGEVASILLAFMLLVALADLLSWWLRRALDTPPAARALPFGWRSAALLVLGGIGLWASFGLLGIDWSALFSRDALQSMGSFVAGFFSPDLSAAWLRKVAQGVWETLAISIIGTLLAAAGGLLLALPRWRTPWNALLNLLRSVPELVWATITVLAVGLGPFAGALALGLHTAGVLGRLYAEALQNAPAAPARALRLAGSSRLLAFCYGTLPAAAPQLLAYTLYRWEMNIRMAAILGFVGAGGLGQLLYFELSLFHYAQASTVIIAMLLLSMAVDWSSAALRRAMR; encoded by the coding sequence ATGCCCGCCACCCCGGTAGGCACAGAGCGCCGCGACCCGGCTGCCCGTGGCCGGCTCATCGCGCTGCTGCTGGCGTTGGTCGTGCTATGGCCGATGCTGCAGACCTCGGGCTTCTCGCTGGCGCCGTTTTTTGACAGCAACAACCTCAAAGTGGTCGGTGGCTTTCTGGCCCAGTTTCTGCCGCCCGAGAGCAGCCAGGAGTTTCTGGCCTACCTGGGCCAGGCCAGCCTGGAGACCCTGGCCATTGCCACCGCCGGCATGGCGCTGGCGCTGCTGCTGGCGCTGCCGCTGTCCTACCTGGCCAGCGGCGCTGCGAGAGAGAAAGTCAGCCTCAACCCCATAACCCGGGCCGTATTGACCATCTTGCGCGGCGTGCCCGAGCTGGTCTGGGCGCTGGTGTTTGTGCGGGTGTTTGGCCTGGGCCCCGCCGCGGGCGTGCTGGCGCTTGGCCTCACCTATGGCGGCATGCTGGCGAAGGTCTATGCCGAGATTCTGGAATCCACCGACCCGGCCCCTGCCCGCGCCTTGCGCGCCAGCGGTGCAGGCCGTTTGCAGGCCTTGCTCTACGGCAGCTTGCCGCAGGCGGCGCGCGAGCTCACCTCGTACAGCGTCTACCGCTGGGAATGCGCGATCCGCGCCTCGGTGGTGATGGGCTTTGTCGGCGCCGGTGGCCTGGGCCAGCTGATGGACCAGGCCATGAAGATGCTCAACGGCGGCGAAGTTGCCAGCATCTTGCTGGCCTTTATGCTGCTGGTGGCGCTGGCCGATCTGCTGTCCTGGTGGCTGCGCCGCGCGCTGGATACACCGCCAGCAGCCCGTGCGCTGCCCTTTGGCTGGCGCAGCGCGGCCTTGCTGGTGCTGGGCGGCATCGGCCTCTGGGCCAGCTTCGGCTTGCTCGGTATCGACTGGTCCGCTTTGTTCAGCCGCGATGCGCTGCAATCCATGGGCAGCTTTGTGGCCGGCTTTTTCTCACCCGATCTGAGCGCCGCCTGGCTACGCAAGGTGGCCCAGGGCGTGTGGGAGACCTTGGCTATCTCCATCATCGGCACCTTGTTGGCGGCGGCTGGCGGACTGCTGCTGGCCTTGCCGCGCTGGCGCACGCCTTGGAACGCGCTGCTCAACCTGCTGCGCTCGGTGCCCGAGCTGGTCTGGGCGACGATCACCGTGCTGGCCGTGGGCCTGGGGCCGTTTGCAGGGGCGCTGGCATTGGGCTTGCACACCGCAGGGGTGCTGGGCCGGCTCTATGCCGAGGCCTTGCAAAACGCGCCTGCCGCCCCTGCCCGGGCGCTGCGCCTAGCCGGCAGCAGCCGCCTGCTGGCCTTTTGCTACGGCACCCTGCCAGCGGCCGCGCCGCAGTTGCTGGCCTACACCTTGTACCGCTGGGAGATGAACATCCGCATGGCGGCCATCCTCGGCTTTGTCGGCGCTGGCGGCCTGGGCCAGCTGCTGTATTTCGAGCTCTCCCTGTTCCACTATGCGCAGGCCAGCACGGTCATCATCGCCATGCTGCTGCTGAGCATGGCGGTGGACTGGAGCAGTGCCGCGCTGCGCCGCGCGATGCGATAA